GTCCAAGATACCGAATGGAGTAATAGCTCCACGTCAGGTATTCAGTCAACGTCTGATACATAAGGCGTCCCGCTATCGCGAGAACTCCGGCTAAAGAAAAACCCTTTAACAAAAATCCTATTGATTGTTCCTGAATTTGCGTTGCAGCTTGAATCAGAGCGCCGATAAGACTAATCCCGGTTGAGACCAGGAGAGGTATTCCCGAAAGCACTAAAACGAGAAACAATCCAGTCTCAATCAGTGAGCCTATCATACTAAACTCCTCCCGTGAGACGATACGACTGCACAAGCCCCGTTGTTAACAACAGCCATCCATCAGCAAAGGTAAAAAGAGCTATTTTTAATGGCAAAGAGATCATTACGGGACTAACCATAAACATCCCAATTCCCGCAAGAATATTCGCAACGATAAGATCAATTACGAGAAAGGGAATCATGATTACAAACCCCATCAAAAAAGCCTCTTTGAGCTCAGTTACTACGAAAGCAGAAAGCAAAACCGTCCAACTATCGCG
This genomic stretch from bacterium harbors:
- a CDS encoding flagellar biosynthetic protein FliQ; the protein is MIGSLIETGLFLVLVLSGIPLLVSTGISLIGALIQAATQIQEQSIGFLLKGFSLAGVLAIAGRLMYQTLTEYLTWSYYSIRYLGQ